The sequence ATTTTTCGTGGCGCGCAATGGTAACAGAATCTCGGAAATCAATTGTTCCTCCCGCAATGGTTGCATTGAGAAACGAAGAGCGATAATTTGTTTTCACGCCATCCATCCAGGAATCGTACGCAAGTCCCCGGTTCTCAAACAAGTTGAAGGCAAGCCCTCGACCGAATAACTCATTAAAATTTCCGGCGCGAAGTGAAAAATGTTCATCGCGGAATTCCACAAATCGTCGTTTTAATCCCTGAAATGAATCTCCGACTTCTGGCGGAGCATCGGCAAGGAGTCGAAACCCGACAACGATCCTCGATTGAAAATTCAATCGCACATCTGTTACATTTTCAAGGTAAGAGCTTTTGTGTGACAGTCCTCCGAACCCTCGTTCACCATTCCCATATCGAAGAATATTTGAAACCGACGGTGTTACCGTTTGTGAAAATGTAAGAGAAGAAATACAAGAGAAGAGAAATGCTGTTACCCCAAATACATTCCAACAACCGGAAAGGTGAAAAAATGAAACGGATTTCTCAATAGTTATTAACTCATGCCGTCGACGGAAAGAGCAAAAGGAATTTTTATTCCTCATTCTTCACCGCAAATATTTTTTCCAACGCATCGACTATTTTTTTCTCGTCTCCCTGTTTATAGCCGATGGATTTGTAAACGATTATTCCATTTTTATCGAACAACAGACTGGTGGGATAACTTTGCACATTGAATTGTTGTGATATTTCTCCTTTTGGATCAGTGGAAACGAGGAACGAATAATCGTTTGAAGAGATGTAGGTAGAGACCTTTGCAACACTTTTTTGATTGTCCTGATTAATGGCGAGGATGGAGAATCCTTTTTCCTTGTACCGATCATAGATCGTCTGGAATTGTTTCATTTCCACTTTGCACGGTTCACACCACAGCGCCCAAAAGTTAACCAACACCGGACCATTTGCAATCAACAATTCTAACGATACTTCGTCCCCTTGAATAGATTGTACCACAAGATTCTGGTGTTCCTGGGCGAGAGTAAATGACAATAAAAATAATGTCATTTCAAATGTAGCGTAGAACCTAAGAAATGGTTTATTTGTCGACTTACCGCACATACGTTCTCCTTGTGTAAGATAAAAATGCGAAAGGAAAATCACAAAAGTATCACAAGAAAATTCAAAATTACGGTATTAGATTATGCATCCAGCCCCTTATATCGCTTAAACAAACATCGTTGATTTGATGTGCCATTGCATATTCGTTATACGTAACGTGTGCGCCGGATTTGGAAAGAAGTTCCTTGGTTTTTCGTGCGGCAGAAATGGGAATAATTGGATCATTAATCCCATGAGAAATAAAAATAGGAAAACTGAGTAATTCGTTAAGTTTATATTCTTTTTCCAACTGCAATGGAGCAAATCCGCTCAGTGCTAAAACTCCGTTGCAGAGTTTCGGTTGAGTTAACGCAAGAACATACGACATAATTGCCCCCATACTGAAACCGAGAAGAAAGAGTTTGTCCGTCGTAAGTGAATTGATGAATGAAAGGATTTTACTTTTACTCTGTAGGAAACTTTTCTCATCGACGGTACCATCTTCAAACAAGTCGAACCAAGTATAACCTCCCCATTCGTACTCGTTTGGTGCACGAAGAGAATAAATATCAAGCCGAGAATCGAGATGACTTTTTAAGCCGAACAGATCGTGTTCATCTGAACCGCGTCCATGAAGCATGATGAGTGTTGATTTGGACCCAGAAGGTTGCGATGCGGCGTGATAGACAGAATGGAGCATAGAAAATAAATAATGTTATTAATGGTAATGTTGTATCCTCAAAAGATCGATGAGCCCAATTTTGTTGTCAGCAGCTCCAGTGCTTTCATTCCCATCACCGAATTTCCTTTCTCGTTTAATCTCGGACTCCATGTAGCGACAGCATATCGATGCGGATGGAGTGCGACGATTCCTCCGCCAACACCGCTTTTTCCGGGCAGACCGACAGTAAACGAGAATTCTCCCGCTTCATCGTAAAAACCGCAAGTTTGCATAATGGCGTTCAAACGTTTCGTCTGGCTTTTCGTGAGCAACGCTTCGCTTGTTGACGATAATTTTCCGTGATTGGCAAAGAGAAGAAATGCCGTGGCGAGATCTTTGCACGACATTTCAATGGAGCATATATGAAAATAGAGATCTAACACATCGTCAACATCGTGATGGATGTTGTTAAAGGATTTTAAGAAATTTCCAAGAGCAATATTACGAAAGCCATACATTTTTTCGGATGCGGCAACCTTTTCGTTAAATCCGATCTTTGTATTGTTTGCCAGCGTTCGGACGAACGAGAGAATTTCCTTTTTGGGGTTGTGTAATTGATCGATCAGCACATCACATACAACCATTGCCCCGGCGTTGATTAAAGGATTTCTCGGAATTCCCTTTTCATATTCCAATTGAACCAGAGAATTGAATGAACTGCCGGACGGCTCTACTCCGACCCGCTTAAATATTTTTTCACCGATCAGTGTAACGACCTGTGCAAGCGCAAAGACTTTTGAGATGCTTTGAATAGAAAAATTTTCGTTATGATTACCGACCGAAAAATCATGCCCTTCGAGCGTTCGCAAATGTATACCGAATTTGGTTGAATCTACCGAGGCGAGTTCTGGAATATAATTTGCGACATTCCCTTCTTGCTGCAGAGGGAGTACTTCAGCGTGAATGGAATCAAGAACAGACTGATAGTGCAGAGACATAACGATAGATTATTTGAGAATGTTTTGAACACCAACGCGGATCATCATTACCGCAATTGCTACCATGAAAAGGGCGGCTACCTTTGCAAACGCTTTTGTTCCACCCTCGCCCATTAATTTGATAACGAGATCGGAATGACGAAAGGTGATCCACACAATGATCAAATTCAACAGAAGTGAAACCATTGAAATCCAATATCCATACGCATCAACAATAATGATGATAGCGGTCAGTGCGCCCGGTCCCATGACCAACGGAATTCCAATGGGAACAACACCTACCGATTTGGCTGTTTCCTTTCGTTCATCACTAGAGAAAAGCAGATCGGTCACGGCAAGCACAAGCAAAACAATTCCACCACCAATTCGAAAATCATTTTCGGTAATTCCCAGAAATTTGAAAATCACTTTTCCCAGTACAAGAAACACCAGAGCCACCGCTCCTGCCGTCAGTGATGCTTCGATGATCAGTTGGCGACGAGACTTTAATGTCATCCCCTGTGTTAGTGAAACAAAAATAGGAACAAGTCCCGGCACATCAATCGCCACAAACAGCGGGATGAATGCCATGATTAAATCATTTAAAATGTTCCAGACTTCTTTCATTAACTCTATTGTTTTAAAAAAATAAGATTGGATGTATCGAAATAATGCTGAACAAAAAAATCAAAATATTGTCATTACATCAATTATGATTTTAATTCTTTTAAAGCCGCCTCAATAATTGCCACCGTCTCTTTTTCCGAAATTAAAATTCTCGCACCGGATTGACGCACAGCGTCCGCGACAGTTCCCTTCTTTTCTTTCAGCATATTCCATACGTGGTAACCCAAACGGTATTGATCATTTGGTTCTTTTGTCGGTATCGTTTTAACACTGTTATAGGCGATTTTTTCTAATGAAGCATCGTCGAATGGTCGAACGGATGAAGGAGCAATAGTTGTCATGGAGAGTTCCCTGATGTTATTTGGTATTTTTCTGCGTTAATATAATCAACGCTTACTTGAGAAGCATGTTCTCTTTCAGACCCAATATCTTCTTCATATTATCTGCGAGCTGTTCCAAAATGGTTTTATAATGATCCATCGTTCTAAATCGCTCTGCGTAATCTCGCATGGCCGTAATCATTCCAACATCTTTTCCAGCCCGCTCGCTTAAATAATACTTGTTGTTCATAATCTCGATGTACAACTCTGCAGCCGTTTTTCCCTTAAACACATCTAAAATATTTTCAGATCGGAATAACTCGCAGATAGGAACAAAGATCGTTTTATACCAATCCCGCGTAGCTGCGGCAAGTGTTACATCGTTGCGTAACCGTTCGCTCATATACCATTTATGTTCTTCAATATGTTTTAAGAATTGATCGACATACGCAGGATTGAAAATGCTCCCGAGAAATTTATCAATATTGAACGACGTCTGTTGTTGAAATATTTTTTTCTTTACTTCAACATTATATAACAATGTATATCGCTCTTGGATGTATTTTTTATCTTCTTCCATTCCAAGATTGTCGCGAACCACACCGCTGCTCCGCAAATCTTCGTTGATCCAATCCATCGATTCAAAGAAAAAATTCAAATCTGCTTCTCGCATAGATTGTGAAATCTGCGGATGGATCTCAATCGTCTCCGCATCCGATAGATATGCAATAAGGACCGTTTGTATACCGACGAACGGTGTTTCTCTCTTTGAAAATTTAATAAGGACGTTGGCAAGAGATGCGTCGCCCCAATAGACCCCGTTGCTGTGCAGTTGAATGAATAACCGTACAATCGCATCCCAAATTTTCTGCCGATTTTCTTTTCGGAAATTTCTTGAGTAAAGAAGAGAATCAGGAAGAACTTTATCGACTAAAACGGTAACGGTATGGGAAATGAAATTATCTTCGTATTGAATTCCGACCGGTGTTTCAATGGCAATTGATTCCTCTTCCCGCACCACAAATCCCGCCGGGACAAGAGTGTGAATACCGCGCAGCAATAGTTGTTCGTAATGATCGATCTCTTTTTTGGAGATCTTTTCACTGATTTCTTTAATGCCAAAAGAAAATCTTCCAGTTTTGACAAAGACGACCACGTGACGCGAAATTCCCCGTTTTATATTTAAGATATTCACGCCGCATTTGTGCCAATCACCAATCGGAACGTTCCATGGTAATTTTAGTAGTTCTTCTTCAAAGATCGGGTCGACGTGAAAACGGATATGGGGGGAGAGTGTCATGACACTCAAAGATAAGAATATTTCTCTAGGATATGTTGGAACAGTCTTACACCAAGAACAAACGTGATGAAAAAATAAAGATACTCTCGGAAAGAGCGTTTATTTCTTTCCGTATTTCACTTGTAGGTATTTTATAATTCCGGGCAGGAGTGATAATAAAATCACGACGGCGATAACGTAATGAATATTTTTATCGATGTTCGGAATGGTTGAACCGAGAAAATATCCGATGAACAACATTCCCGGAATCCATAACACTGCTCCGATAACATTGTAGGTTGCAAACTTCATATACTTCATTTGGGCGATACCAGCAACAACGGGCGCAAACGTTCGTGCAAACGGCATAAATTGTGCGGCAACAATGGTGAATGGTCCGTACTTGTCATAAAAGGTTTTTGTATTGATCAGATGCTGTTTTTTAAAGAAGCGAGAATCTTCCCGAGAATATAATGCCTGACCACTCTTTCTTCCGATCGCATAGCCAGTTGCATTTCCAATAATAGCGGCGGCAAGCAACAATGGTGTTAATAAAGCGATATCAAAATATCCCGCAGCAGCAAACAATCCGGCAGTCACTAAAAGCGAATCTCCCGGCAGAAAAAATCCGACCAGAAGACCGGTCTCAGAAAAAATAATCATTGCCAGTCCGGGATATCCCGCCCAGCTGACAAGTTCTTTGATGTTGAGAAGCTTATGAAAAAATTCAGAAATAAAATCCATACAATAACACCATAGAAAAAATTTGCGAACAATATTATGAAACTCTTTTACAGCGGCTGTAAAATTCCGGTGTTTAACAGATACAACAAACCGAGACCAACAACAATTCGATAAATAATAAAGAGATATGTTGTATGTGATTTTAAATAATTTAACAAAAATGCGATAGAGGCATAACCGACAATTCCCGAAACAACGGTAGCGACAACCAAGCTTACAATTCCATCACTTGAAGAAAGCAAAACTTCTCGTTCTTTTATTAATTCTAAAATTCCGGCCGCTAACACCGAAGGAAGAGAAAGTAAAAATGAAAATCGAGCCGCTGTTTCGCGAGTCATTCCTGTAAACAATCCTCCGGTAATGGTTGTTCCGGAGCGGGATGAGCCCGGAATAAGGGCGACGGACTGCCAAAATCCAACAACAACGACCTCTTTCCAGGAAAGATCCTCAAGTGTTTTCAACTTTTCGCCGCGGGCTAGCTTCTTTTTGGTTATCCATTCGGCAATCATCAACACAATCGCCAGCAGAATCAACGAGGCGCTGATAACATAAAGGGATCGGAACGATGTCTCAATTTGGTGTTTTAAGAGTAAACCAAAAAAAACGATTGGCACCGTTCCTGTTGCAATCATCCAACCGAGCTGTGCGTCGCGATTATATAGTAGTCTACCAGACATCAGACCTTTAATGACTGCCGAAGTAATGGTAATAATATCTTTTCGAAAGTAGAATAGAACCGCTACGAGCGTTCCAAACTGAATGACTGCGGTAAACGCAGCGCCGGGGTCTTCCCATCCAATCAACGCCGGAATAATACGCAAATGTCCCGTGCTGCTGATGGGGAGAAATTCTGTCAATCCTTGAATTACGCCGAG is a genomic window of Bacteroidota bacterium containing:
- a CDS encoding TlpA disulfide reductase family protein, with protein sequence MCGKSTNKPFLRFYATFEMTLFLLSFTLAQEHQNLVVQSIQGDEVSLELLIANGPVLVNFWALWCEPCKVEMKQFQTIYDRYKEKGFSILAINQDNQKSVAKVSTYISSNDYSFLVSTDPKGEISQQFNVQSYPTSLLFDKNGIIVYKSIGYKQGDEKKIVDALEKIFAVKNEE
- a CDS encoding dienelactone hydrolase family protein, which codes for MLHSVYHAASQPSGSKSTLIMLHGRGSDEHDLFGLKSHLDSRLDIYSLRAPNEYEWGGYTWFDLFEDGTVDEKSFLQSKSKILSFINSLTTDKLFLLGFSMGAIMSYVLALTQPKLCNGVLALSGFAPLQLEKEYKLNELLSFPIFISHGINDPIIPISAARKTKELLSKSGAHVTYNEYAMAHQINDVCLSDIRGWMHNLIP
- a CDS encoding glutaminase, with product MHYQSVLDSIHAEVLPLQQEGNVANYIPELASVDSTKFGIHLRTLEGHDFSVGNHNENFSIQSISKVFALAQVVTLIGEKIFKRVGVEPSGSSFNSLVQLEYEKGIPRNPLINAGAMVVCDVLIDQLHNPKKEILSFVRTLANNTKIGFNEKVAASEKMYGFRNIALGNFLKSFNNIHHDVDDVLDLYFHICSIEMSCKDLATAFLLFANHGKLSSTSEALLTKSQTKRLNAIMQTCGFYDEAGEFSFTVGLPGKSGVGGGIVALHPHRYAVATWSPRLNEKGNSVMGMKALELLTTKLGSSIF
- a CDS encoding MarC family protein → MKEVWNILNDLIMAFIPLFVAIDVPGLVPIFVSLTQGMTLKSRRQLIIEASLTAGAVALVFLVLGKVIFKFLGITENDFRIGGGIVLLVLAVTDLLFSSDERKETAKSVGVVPIGIPLVMGPGALTAIIIIVDAYGYWISMVSLLLNLIIVWITFRHSDLVIKLMGEGGTKAFAKVAALFMVAIAVMMIRVGVQNILK
- a CDS encoding DUF4032 domain-containing protein; amino-acid sequence: MTLSPHIRFHVDPIFEEELLKLPWNVPIGDWHKCGVNILNIKRGISRHVVVFVKTGRFSFGIKEISEKISKKEIDHYEQLLLRGIHTLVPAGFVVREEESIAIETPVGIQYEDNFISHTVTVLVDKVLPDSLLYSRNFRKENRQKIWDAIVRLFIQLHSNGVYWGDASLANVLIKFSKRETPFVGIQTVLIAYLSDAETIEIHPQISQSMREADLNFFFESMDWINEDLRSSGVVRDNLGMEEDKKYIQERYTLLYNVEVKKKIFQQQTSFNIDKFLGSIFNPAYVDQFLKHIEEHKWYMSERLRNDVTLAAATRDWYKTIFVPICELFRSENILDVFKGKTAAELYIEIMNNKYYLSERAGKDVGMITAMRDYAERFRTMDHYKTILEQLADNMKKILGLKENMLLK
- a CDS encoding VTT domain-containing protein, with product MDFISEFFHKLLNIKELVSWAGYPGLAMIIFSETGLLVGFFLPGDSLLVTAGLFAAAGYFDIALLTPLLLAAAIIGNATGYAIGRKSGQALYSREDSRFFKKQHLINTKTFYDKYGPFTIVAAQFMPFARTFAPVVAGIAQMKYMKFATYNVIGAVLWIPGMLFIGYFLGSTIPNIDKNIHYVIAVVILLSLLPGIIKYLQVKYGKK
- the uppP gene encoding undecaprenyl-diphosphatase UppP, producing the protein MDIIQAVILGVIQGLTEFLPISSTGHLRIIPALIGWEDPGAAFTAVIQFGTLVAVLFYFRKDIITITSAVIKGLMSGRLLYNRDAQLGWMIATGTVPIVFFGLLLKHQIETSFRSLYVISASLILLAIVLMIAEWITKKKLARGEKLKTLEDLSWKEVVVVGFWQSVALIPGSSRSGTTITGGLFTGMTRETAARFSFLLSLPSVLAAGILELIKEREVLLSSSDGIVSLVVATVVSGIVGYASIAFLLNYLKSHTTYLFIIYRIVVGLGLLYLLNTGILQPL